A portion of the Lentimicrobium sp. L6 genome contains these proteins:
- a CDS encoding YcxB family protein yields the protein MLVETKLIKKEYLKLMLLLVYKRPMIIFLNIIGLVMITGTLLYAIGDYSMYSEAPIVPGFMGLFFLLFMPISVVFGAHKSFSSNGRLQEKITYDFTDEKTIINGETFSSEMSWEKTYKVKELKNWILIYQNKQMFNLIPKTAFGDQLSEFKSLVNKNNIKAKFRE from the coding sequence TAGTAGAAACAAAACTAATTAAAAAAGAATACTTAAAGTTGATGCTATTATTGGTTTATAAACGCCCAATGATCATTTTCCTTAATATCATAGGCTTGGTGATGATAACAGGTACTCTGCTTTATGCTATTGGAGATTATTCTATGTATTCTGAAGCGCCAATTGTACCAGGCTTTATGGGCTTGTTTTTTCTTTTATTTATGCCAATCTCTGTAGTGTTTGGAGCACACAAAAGCTTTTCTTCTAATGGTAGGTTGCAAGAGAAAATCACCTATGATTTTACTGATGAGAAAACAATAATAAATGGTGAAACATTTAGTTCAGAAATGAGCTGGGAAAAAACATATAAGGTTAAGGAATTGAAAAATTGGATATTGATATACCAAAACAAGCAAATGTTTAATTTAATCCCTAAAACTGCCTTTGGTGATCAGTTGAGTGAGTTCAAGTCATTGGTTAATAAGAATAATATTAAGGCTAAGTTTAGGGAGTAG